Part of the Geobacter pickeringii genome, TCAAGCATCTGATGCTCCTTCGGGGGGGATGACGTTATTCAGAGGCGAGACGCGCTTCCAGCTCCGCGACCTTTTTCTCCAGGGCGGCAACCGTTTTCTTCAGATCGGGGAGTTTGGGGACCACCGCCATGGAACGGAGCCATTCGCGGTGGCTGAAGGCCGGGATGCCGCTCACGAGGGAACCGGAAGGGATGTTCCCCGGGATACCGGACTTGGCCCCCACCATCACATTGTCGCCGATGGAGAGATGGCCCGCCACCCCCACCTGTCCGGCGAGTGTGACGCGGTTGCCGAGCCTGGTGCTGCCGGAAATGCCAACCTGCGAGACGATGGTGCAGTTCTGGCCGATGACGCAGTTGTGGGCGATCTGGACCAGGTTGTCGATTTTCGTCCCCCGGCCGATGACCGTGGCGGTGAGTGCGGCACGGTCGATGGTGGTGTTGGCGCCGATCTCCACATCGTCCTCAATGGAGACGATTCCCAGTTGCGGAATCTTGTAGTACCCCTCGCCATCGGGGGCATAGCCGAATCCGTCGGACCCGATGACTGTCCCGGCGTGAATCGTCACCCGGTTGCCGATCCGGCACCCCTGGTACACGACGACATTGGCATGGATCGTCACATCGTCGCCGACGGAGACCTCCTCGTACACGACCGCACCCGGATGAATGGTCACCCGGTCGCCCAGCGTCACGCCGGCCCCGATGGTGGCTCCCGGATAGATCGTCGCATCCGCTCCGACCGTCACCCCGTCACCGATCCGCGCTCCCTCCATAATCCCCCGGGACGGACGGGGAGCCACGTGAAAGAGGGTCAGCATCTTGGCGAAGGCGAGATAGGGATTCGCCACGACGATGGCATTGCGGCCATGGCGATCGGCCCCCGGGGGGAGGACAACGGCCCCTGCCCCTGTGGTCGCGACCTTGGAAGCATACTTGGGGTTGGCCAGAAAGGTAACCTGGTCGACGGTGGCGTCGTCGAGACTCGCCACGCCGATGACGGTCTTTCCCTCGTCACCGGCCACGGTTCCCCCCAGGTAGTCCGCCAGCTCCTTGAGCGTTCTCCCCGCGGCCATCGCTACTTCTTCCGGGTGGAGTTGAAACTCTTGAGGACTTCGTCGGTCACGTCGGCCTTGTCGTCCACGAAGATCATCCCCTCATTGCGAACGAAAATGAAGGTATAGCCATTCTTGCGGCCAAACTCCTGGACCAGCCGCTCCAGCTCCTCGATGATCTTCTTGGTGAACTCCTCGTCCCGGGCCTGGAGCTCGTCCTGGGCATCCTT contains:
- the lpxD gene encoding UDP-3-O-(3-hydroxymyristoyl)glucosamine N-acyltransferase — protein: MAAGRTLKELADYLGGTVAGDEGKTVIGVASLDDATVDQVTFLANPKYASKVATTGAGAVVLPPGADRHGRNAIVVANPYLAFAKMLTLFHVAPRPSRGIMEGARIGDGVTVGADATIYPGATIGAGVTLGDRVTIHPGAVVYEEVSVGDDVTIHANVVVYQGCRIGNRVTIHAGTVIGSDGFGYAPDGEGYYKIPQLGIVSIEDDVEIGANTTIDRAALTATVIGRGTKIDNLVQIAHNCVIGQNCTIVSQVGISGSTRLGNRVTLAGQVGVAGHLSIGDNVMVGAKSGIPGNIPSGSLVSGIPAFSHREWLRSMAVVPKLPDLKKTVAALEKKVAELEARLASE